CGTATCTGTCCAGATGGGAATCATGGAGTGCATCGACGATAAATCTGCCGACGGCACCGATAAAAACGATTCCGTATACCATACCGCTAAGATGGAGATTGATGCGCATATCGCCGTTAAAAATATGGCTGAACTCATGGGCTATCACCCCTTGAAGCTCTTCACGGTTTAGTTGGTCCAATGCCCCTTGTGTAACTCCGATCACGGCGTCATTGTAGGTAAATCCGGCTGCAAAAGCGTTGATCCCACTATCCGATAACAGATAGACACTCGGCGGGGAAATTCCTGAGGCAATGGACATCTCTTCGACGACATTAAGGAGAACCTGATGCGATTTCTCTTGGGATAACGCCGTAATAAGTCTCCCGCCGAGAGAGAGGGCAACAACTTTTCCTCCATCTTTGAGCATAAAGTATTGAAAAAATGAAGCCATACCAACGATAAAAATGACTGAAATAAATGATCGTATAAATAGAGCTTCTTCAAAGTGTTTTGGGATAAATTTTCCGGTTAATAGATAGTGATCAATACTAAGTATCAACATCGAGATAGAGGCTGCAAAACCGCCAACACCTAGTATAAATACAATAATCAGACGGCTAGTGGATGCTTTTGCTTGCTGTTGTGCATCAAAAAAATTCATGCCGAACCGCTAAAATGCCATTTTTGGAGGATTCTGAATCTCTTTCGCATCCTCAAACTCGATCATGGCAGCATCACTCGTATGTCCGAATAGGGTGGCAAACAGGGTTTGCGGAAAAGATTGACGATAGATATTGTATTCCATGACCGAATCATTATAAAACTGTCGGGCGAAGGCGATTTTGTTTTCGGTGGTGGCAAGCTCTTCTTGGAGGTTTTGCATCGTCGTATCGGCTTTGATCTGAGGATAATTTTCCATCACCATACTAAAATGCGAAATTGCACCGCGAAGTGTGTTTTCGGCTTCAGACATTTGGCGGATGGCAGTAGGATCGGCAGGGTTATTATGCGCTTCACGCAATTGTTTTGATGCTCCGTTACGTGCGGCAATTACCCGTTCAAGGGTACTCTGTTCGTGCTCCATGTACCGTTTTGCCACTTCGACCAAGGAAGGGATCAGATCGTAGCGGCGTTTGAGCTGTACATCGATTTGGGAAAAGGCATTGATGTATCGGTTCTTGGTAACAACGAGACGGTTAAAAATCGAAATAATATAAAAAATTACCCCGAAAATAACTATCCCGACAAAGTATTTTCCCATTTAAACTATCTCCCTATTTTTTTGTAAAGACAGTATACAAAAAAATATTTTATTTTGATAGATTAAATGATCGAATCAGTGATGGTGATGAAACTCCAAGACTTCTTTGATCTCTTCCGGAGTCGCTTCATGAATATCCAGAACCGTCCCCTCAAAAATGAGATCCATTCCTGCTAGCGGGTGATTTCCGTCCATAG
This genomic window from Sulfuricurvum sp. contains:
- a CDS encoding LemA family protein, translating into MGKYFVGIVIFGVIFYIISIFNRLVVTKNRYINAFSQIDVQLKRRYDLIPSLVEVAKRYMEHEQSTLERVIAARNGASKQLREAHNNPADPTAIRQMSEAENTLRGAISHFSMVMENYPQIKADTTMQNLQEELATTENKIAFARQFYNDSVMEYNIYRQSFPQTLFATLFGHTSDAAMIEFEDAKEIQNPPKMAF